One Candidatus Obscuribacterales bacterium genomic window, GCCTCAGTCTGTTGAAAGCTACTATGATGAATATTTAGCTATTCCTGGCATTCTAGAAGAAATTATCTTATCAGGTGATGACTTCGATGCTTTTATTCTGGCCTGCTGGGGTGATCCGGGCATAGAAGCAGCGCGGGAACTCACCCGTTGTCCGGTGATTGGCGTGGCGGAAGCCAGTATGTATGTGGCCAATATGCTGG contains:
- a CDS encoding aspartate/glutamate racemase family protein, whose translation is MRIKVINGNTFELMTQEIDRIAQQVRSPHVEIVTTQPRSGPQSVESYYDEYLAIPGILEEIILSGDDFDAFILACWGDPGIEAARELTRCPVIGVAEASMYVANML